Proteins co-encoded in one Rhopalosiphum maidis isolate BTI-1 chromosome 2, ASM367621v3, whole genome shotgun sequence genomic window:
- the LOC113555007 gene encoding KH domain-containing, RNA-binding, signal transduction-associated protein 2-like codes for MSSTEMNDGANGEMSSESKPNEYVSALVKEKYALDASTHQNTMKLIDEEIARAQNTNGKPESAYLDINSDKPIRLSAKIMVPAKEFPRFNFVGKLLGPKGNSLKRLQEDTMTKMAILGKGSMRNKEKEDEMRSSLNPKFAHLADELHVQVTAYAPPAEAYARLAYALAELRKFLIPDHNDQIAQEQAREMQQFGGAPPVRHPGPIIHAPPPPPAVIRQMPPQPPRMPRAPVPGKAKVMSILDRARSAMEGSNAYPGNGGYGDSGSSHYSHFDSGYGGVATYNGGGNDDYYSGNSYSQDNSQSGGGRGWKNYNTGGSSGPSKPTGNQGSRYGGRNAPYTRQK; via the exons ATGTCTTCGACCGAGATGAACGATGGCGCCAACGGAGAGATGTCTTCTGAGTCCAAGCCCAACGAATACGTGTCGGCCCTGGTCAAGGAAAAGTATGCTCTGGACGCTTCTACCCATCAGAACACAATGAAACTCATCGACGAAG aaATTGCCAGAGCACAAAACACCAATGGCAAACCAGAATCAGCTTATTTGGACATAAATAGTGATAAACCTATTCGACTATCTGCCAAAATTATGGTTCCAGCTAAAGAATTCCCAagg tTCAACTTTGTTGGTAAACTTTTGGGACCTAAAGGAAATTCTTTAAAACGTCTCCAAGAAGATACTATGACCAAAATGGCAATATTGGGCAAAGGATCAATGCGCAACAAAGAAAAA gaagATGAAATGAGAAGTTCATTAAACCCAAAATTTGCGCACCTTGCTGATGAACTCCATGTCCAAGTTACTGCTTATGCTCCTCCTGCTGAAGCTTATGCTCGTCTTGCTTATGCACTTGCAGAACTTAGGAAATTTTTGATACCTGACCATAATGATCAAATTGCACAAGAACAAGCACGTGAAATGCAACAATTTGGAGGTGCTCCACCTGTTCGTCATCCAGGACCAATAATTCATGCTCCACCACCTCCACCTGCAGTAATTCGCCAAATGCCGCCTCAGCCACCTCGTATGCCGAGAGCTCCAGTTCCAGGAAAAGCCAAAGTAATGAGCATATTGGATAGAGCTCGATCAGCAATGGAAGGATCTAATGCTTATCCTGGCAACGGTGGCTATGGTGATTCTGGTTCGTCTCATTATTCCCATTTTGATTCTGg gtatggTGGTGTAGCAACTTATAATGGAGGCGGTAATGATGATTACTACTCAGGAAATTCATATTCACAAG ataattctCAAAGTGGTGGTGGACGTGGCTggaaaaattacaatactgGCGGTAGTAGTGGACCATCCAAACCGACTGGCAATCAAGGTAGTCGGTATGGAGGTCGCAATGCACCATATACCAGACAAAAATAA